In Nicotiana tabacum cultivar K326 chromosome 11, ASM71507v2, whole genome shotgun sequence, a single window of DNA contains:
- the LOC107814092 gene encoding membrane steroid-binding protein 1: MVLQLWDTIKDSITAYTGLSPATFFTVVALALAFYYVVSGLFGSSDHGHHQRSRDFEEQMQPLPPPVQLGEITEEELKEYDGSDPKKPLLMAIKAQIYDVSQSRMFYGPGGPYALFAGKDASRALAKMSFEEKDLTGDISGLGPFELEALQDWEYKFMSKYVKVGTIKQAVPVTEGAANGESVEATDREAKPAEDGASASAKPLEDDVPSESVVAETVDKSDVDVDKKD; encoded by the exons ATGGTCCTACAACTATGGGACACCATCAAAGATTCAATCACAGCATACACAGGTCTATCTCCTGCTACTTTCTTCACAGTTGTTGCTTTGGCTCTTGCTTTCTACTATGTTGTCTCGGGTTTGTTCGGTTCATCTGACCATGGTCACCACCAAAGGTCAAGAGATTTTGAGGAACAGATGCAGCCTTTGCCCCCTCCTGTTCAACTTGGAGAAATTACTGAAGAAGAGTTGAAAGAGTATGATGGGTCTGATCCCAAGAAGCCTCTTTTAATGGCTATTAAGGCTCAGATCTATGATGTTTCTCAAAGCAG AATGTTCTATGGACCTGGGGGACCTTATGCATTGTTTGCTGGAAAGGATGCTAGTAGAGCTCTTGCCAAGATGTCCTTTGAGGAAAAAGATCTCACCGGGGATATCTCTGGCCTTGGTCCTTTTGAGCTTGAGGCCTTACAAGATTGGGAATACAAATTCATGAGCAAATATGTCAAAGTTGGGACTATCAAGCAGGCAGTGCCAGTAACTGAGGGGGCAGCTAACGGCGAATCTGTTGAAGCAACTGATCGTGAAGCTAAGCCAGCCGAGGATGGTGCATCAGCGAGTGCCAAGCCGTTGGAAGATGATGTTCCATCAGAGAGTGTTGTTGCTGAAACTGTGGACAAATCTGATGTTGATGTCGACAAGAAGGATTAA